The Acanthochromis polyacanthus isolate Apoly-LR-REF ecotype Palm Island chromosome 2, KAUST_Apoly_ChrSc, whole genome shotgun sequence genome contains a region encoding:
- the ap1s2 gene encoding AP-1 complex subunit sigma-2 produces MQFMLLFSRQGKLRLQKWYVPLSDKERKKISRDLVQTILARKPKMCSFLEWRDLKIVYKRYASLYFCCAVEDQDNELITLEIIHRYVELLDKYFGSVCELDIIFNFEKAYFILDEFLLGGEAQETSKKNVLKAIEQADLLQEEAEAPRSVLEEIGLT; encoded by the exons ATGCAGTTCATGCTGTTGTTCAGCCGGCAGGGAAAGCTGCGGTTACAGAAATGGTATGTTCCTCTGTCTGACAAAGAGAGGAAGAAGATCTCCAGAGACCTGGTGCAGACCATCCTGGCCAGGAAGCCCAAGATGTGCAGCTTCTTGGAGTGGAGGGATCTCAAGATTGTGTATAAAAG ATATGCAAGCCTGTATTTCTGCTGTGCGGTAGAGGATCAAGATAACGAGCTCATCACCCTGGAGATCATCCATAGATACGTGGAGCTGCTGGACAAATATTTCGGCAGT GTGTGTGAGCTGGATATTATCTTCAACTTTGAGAAGGCCTACTTCATCCTGGATGAGTTCCTGCTGGGCGGAGAGGCTCAGGAAACATCCAAGAAGAATGTGCTGAAGGCTATTGAGCAGGCTGACCTGCTGCAGGAG gaAGCCGAAGCACCACGGAGTGTATTAGAAGAAATTGGGCTGACATAA